GTGATCCATGAAGGGAAGGACCGTTCTTCTTGTAATTGTGCCAGGGAAAGATACGCCTTGATAAATGCTTCCTGTACAACATCTTCTGCATCCGTTCGGCTTTGTAAAATCCCGTAAGCAGTACGGTAAACATACTGTTTATAATTTTGTACAAGCAGGGCAAACGCTTCTTTCGAACCGTGTTTTGCTGATCGGATCAATTGTAGATCTTTTTCTTCCACGAAGCATTTTCACCCCTTGCACAGTGCCTCACCTCGACCCGCATGGACATTCTCATGCGCTATATCCGAACATTCATTCATTTCTGTTTCCAAGGAGACGGCCGCCATCCCTTTGCACTCGACTCGATAAGATTTATAATAAAACCATAAAATATACGGTTCTAAATACATGGACAGAGACAAATACCGAAAAGTTCAAATGCAGTGATCAAAAATCAATTTTTAAAATATTTTTATCCTAGAACTTTTTGGACAGTTCTGCAGTCTATTTTCTTAGAGAAGTAACATTTTTAACATACGATTGCCATATTTCATAATAGTAATCAATTCATAAAAGAAAATATAGAATTTTTACATTTTCTTTATAGTATTCGCTGTAATTTTTGGCAATACTATTATGGAGAGTTCCATTGCTTGACAGCTTGTATTTTCTAAAACAAACCGGTACTTTCAAAGTCCTGGCAAGTAAGGAGTTCTGAATCGTCATGTCACAATACAGGAAACCCAATATTTTAATACTTTATGGCAATTATGGCAGTGGTCATAAAAGGGCAGCGGAAGCAGTCGCTGCATCCATTCAGTCAGAAATGCCTGATGCAACAATTTTTGTGGAGGATTTTTTGGGCCAGGCATTCCCTGTAGGAGATTGGGTCTTACGAAATCTGTACTTACAAACCTTTTCATGGGCAAAGCCTGTGTATGGTTGGTTATATTACAAAACCAAAGAATGGCCTGCAGATCATGCATTATTTCAGTCAATTTCCTACTTGGGCGTTTGGAAACTGGAAAGATTTTTGAGAGACATCCAACCGGATATTATCATCAGCACATTTCCCGCGCTTACGGGAATGTTGGCTCTCATCAAAGAGAGAGGCAATGTCTTTTTTAATCTTTGGTGCGTAGTGACGGATTATACCGTCCACAGCCAATGGCTATATAAATCGGTTGATCAGTATTTTGTTCCGACAGATACGGTACGAGTCCAAATGATCCAAGCCGGTATTGATGCACATTCGATTGTATCTACTGGTATACCCATATTCCCTACGTTTTATCAAAAACAAGACCGCAATCGTTTACTGAAAAAGTGGAACCTTTCACCAAATCGTCCGGTTGTCTTAATGTCTGCCGGTGCTTTTGGCGTAACCAACTTTGCAGACGTAAGCCAACAACTTGCGCAAACATGTCCACAAAGTCAATTTGTTGTCATTTGCGGGAGAAATCACAAATTGTATAAACAATTATTGACAATTTCCCAATTCGGGATTGGGAATCTGCATCCTTTGCCTTTTGTACAAGAAGTCGATGAATTGCTGCAAGTGGCCGATTTGTTCGTAACGAAGCCAGGCGGTCTATCCGTGTCTGAAGCCATTGCTTGCAGTGTGCCGATGATCCTGTGCAGAAGCACTCCGGGTCAGGAAAGTGAAAATGCCAACTACCTTGTCGCTTCCGGTGCAGCCCGCTTTGTCGATGATAACGCCGAGTTGTTGCATGCAATTTCTTCTCTAACGCGAGGAACGTCCGAATTGGCTCGGATGAAATTGAACATTCAATCGATTCGTCATCCCATTTCACCTGCCGAACGAATTGCTTCCATTACGAAAAAGACATTTGAAACAGATCAGCTTCCCTATGCAAAAGAACTCTATTTACAGCCCCATATGGTCGGAGAGGTGTTGTAAGTCAAATACCTCTCTTATTTTTTCTTACTCAAGCTTCTGAATATTTCCACGTTCTGACGAAATCATAAGTCCACCCCTTTTTGGAATGATATAAGTGCGTGTTCAAAAAGTAGTTAAGTAAGACACAAGGAGTGCGAAGTCGAAGCACGAAAAGTCTACGGAGTGTACGTATTTGGTACATGAGTAAGACGTTT
Above is a window of Fodinisporobacter ferrooxydans DNA encoding:
- a CDS encoding MGDG synthase family glycosyltransferase produces the protein MSQYRKPNILILYGNYGSGHKRAAEAVAASIQSEMPDATIFVEDFLGQAFPVGDWVLRNLYLQTFSWAKPVYGWLYYKTKEWPADHALFQSISYLGVWKLERFLRDIQPDIIISTFPALTGMLALIKERGNVFFNLWCVVTDYTVHSQWLYKSVDQYFVPTDTVRVQMIQAGIDAHSIVSTGIPIFPTFYQKQDRNRLLKKWNLSPNRPVVLMSAGAFGVTNFADVSQQLAQTCPQSQFVVICGRNHKLYKQLLTISQFGIGNLHPLPFVQEVDELLQVADLFVTKPGGLSVSEAIACSVPMILCRSTPGQESENANYLVASGAARFVDDNAELLHAISSLTRGTSELARMKLNIQSIRHPISPAERIASITKKTFETDQLPYAKELYLQPHMVGEVL